The nucleotide sequence CCAGGCGGTCGCGCATAGCCGTTGGGGTTGCGCAGTCGCGTTGGCAAACCGGCATCGACGATTACGAAGAATGCCCTGGGTCGCGATTGCCGAAAGGCCCCCGCCGCGCGGCTTCGGTGACACCGGAACTCGCGGCGAGGACATCACGGACTTCAGGCCGCAGCCCGACGTCGGATCACAACGTGCTGCGCCCTCCTCGCAGCAGGTTGGCGACGAACAGCACCAAGGCGAATACCAGCGCGATCCAGAACAGCGTTGTCGCGAAGCTGGTCGCCGTGCCGGCCAGGCCACCGAATCCGAATACCGCTGCCACCAGCGCGACGATTAACAAGATGACGGCCCAGTTGATCAAATTGCCGATCATGACTTGCCTCCATTGGGTCGATGTGTGCGATCTACCAACGTGAGGCGGTGCAACCTGTTCCCTGGCGCGCACCCGAGCCGCTGCAACATTTGCAGCTTCGGCGGGTTTCGATAAGCCGGCAAACCGACTGGCGACGTCGGGTTCCCAGGCTCGTTACCCGCCGGGCCGCTGGGCGGCACCACCCAGCGATTGCCGGACACTGTTGGGAGGTCAGCGCGCGCCACGCCTGAAGCCGCAACCGGCCGCAGCGCGTCCCCGCGTCTCAAACGTCGTGAGAAGACGCAATGGGGGAGGGTACCCCAAGCGAATGCGCAGGCCGGTTGCGGCATCCGGCCCGCGCAACACTGTTGTTATGGTCGGAGGCCCGAGAGGGCGCCCGCAACGTCGTCAGCCGGTCGCCTGCAGCGCGGCACGGGTCTTGTCGTCCGGTCCGATGTCGTCGACGCTCTCGACCGCAAGCATCTGCGACAGCCGCGTGCGCGCGCGGTTGACGCGGCTCTTGATGGTGCCGACCGCGCATTGGCAGATCTCGGCCGCCTCTTCGTAGGAGAAGCCGGAGGCGCCGACCAGCAGCAGCACTTCGCGCTGGTCCGGCGGCAGGCGGGTGAGCGCAGCCTTGAAGTCCTCAAGGTCGAGCCGCGCACCCTGTTCTGGCTGGGTCGACAGGCGGGCGGCGTAGACGCCGTCGGCGTCCTCGACCTCGCGTCGGCGCTTGCGATATTCGGAATGGAACAGGTTGCGCAAGATGGTGAACAGCCAGGCGTTCAGATTGGTGCCGGGCTGGAAGCTGTCGATGTGCGAGAGCGCCCGCAGCAGTGTCTCCTGCACAAG is from Blastochloris viridis and encodes:
- a CDS encoding DUF1328 domain-containing protein, translated to MIGNLINWAVILLIVALVAAVFGFGGLAGTATSFATTLFWIALVFALVLFVANLLRGGRSTL
- a CDS encoding sigma-70 family RNA polymerase sigma factor, which translates into the protein MMIEPSMRDALLAAVPSLRAFAISLSGNVDRADDLVQETLLRALSHIDSFQPGTNLNAWLFTILRNLFHSEYRKRRREVEDADGVYAARLSTQPEQGARLDLEDFKAALTRLPPDQREVLLLVGASGFSYEEAAEICQCAVGTIKSRVNRARTRLSQMLAVESVDDIGPDDKTRAALQATG